The following proteins are encoded in a genomic region of Salvelinus namaycush isolate Seneca chromosome 12, SaNama_1.0, whole genome shotgun sequence:
- the LOC120056402 gene encoding exocyst complex component 3-like, with protein sequence MSTNESQLLAVIAAAIHSQLDKVRSSLRQLHNALGDGKDIQNSLTEVSSDWRKSINIIENLKDVKYAGVQHSQLASEVKKHEEYMFSA encoded by the exons ATGTCCACCAATGAATCCCAGCTGTTAGCTGTCATAGCA GCTGCAATCCATTCCCAGTTAGACAAGGTCCGTTCAAGCCTCCGTCAGCTCCACAATGCCCTGGGGGACGGGAAGGACATCCAGAACTCCCTGACAGAAGTCAGCAGTGACTGGAGGAAAAGCATCAACATCATTGAGAACCTGAAGGATGTAAAATATGCTGGGGTGCAACACAGTCAGCTAGCCTCAGAAGTGAAGAAACATGAAGAATATATGTTCAG TGCCTGA